Proteins encoded within one genomic window of Flavobacterium sp. NG2:
- a CDS encoding GIY-YIG nuclease family protein, translating to MKTYFVYILKCADDSFYTGITNDLERRLYEHNVGFNKDSYTFKRRPVELVWYEMFTEPTQAIMIEKKIKGWSRRKKQALIDEDWDKLVRYSKNYTEYGKDDSSTSL from the coding sequence ATGAAAACATATTTTGTCTATATTTTAAAATGTGCTGACGATTCTTTTTATACAGGAATAACAAATGATTTAGAGAGAAGATTATACGAACATAATGTAGGATTTAATAAAGATTCCTATACTTTTAAAAGAAGACCTGTAGAATTAGTTTGGTATGAAATGTTTACTGAACCTACACAAGCTATTATGATTGAAAAGAAAATAAAAGGTTGGAGTAGAAGAAAAAAGCAAGCATTAATTGATGAAGATTGGGATAAATTAGTGAGATATTCTAAAAATTATACAGAATACGGAAAAGATGATTCTTCCACAAGCTTGTAA
- a CDS encoding polysaccharide biosynthesis tyrosine autokinase: MQNNLLNEETENDFQLRVIIDQYASHWKWFLLSVFICLSLAFVYLKLATPQYQSNTTILVKEDKNSMLSELSAFSDMGFGGGIKNDIDNEIEILRSRTLVESTVNELDLNVSLFAKKKFVTRELYSKAPILVRFENRKPKYYESEAELVFLKTGNNSFSLIEKVVEDRPLILVNSKKEYHFGETIPTSCGDLVIDKSVEHFSTNNLWDGESEIFIRLNPIADVAEGFRSQLKVNPVSKQSSVLELSLVDGVVEKSEQFLDNLVRIYNNNAVEDKNLISGNTSKFIAKRLALIAEELDGVEQDGESFKTSNRLTDIESEAKLFIEGSSEYDKKGIETEIQLNVANSMLDFIKKSNNSDLLPSNMISKDESSSTMVDSYNELVLERNRLLKSATAENPTVIKLDQQIASLRANVISSLERLRSSLTIQKRNLNNQEGLIDNRIKKIPSQERQFRAIARQQKVKEELYLYLLQKREETAIALSATEPNARVIDAAKAQKQPVFPKRAMITLVALILGLLIPFSILYLIDLLDTKVKTRLDIEGKTLIPFIGDLPTSESDHEVMNTGSRSSSAEALRIIRTNLEFMISKASDDKAKTIFLTSTFPKEGKTFVSVNLAATFALSGKKVLLIGMDIRNPRIDDYLTLPERGVTNFLSDKNIDLNSLVVKQEGYDNFYVLPSGVIPPNPAELLMSSRVDTIFETLKAQYDYIIVDTAPVSLVTDTLLIAKHADCFVYVVRANVLEKRMLNIPSTLYRDNKLPNMCMLLNDTDSSKGYGYSYGYGVHAQNEPWYKKLKK; this comes from the coding sequence ATGCAAAATAATCTGTTAAACGAAGAAACGGAGAATGATTTTCAATTAAGAGTAATCATTGATCAATATGCTTCACATTGGAAATGGTTTTTGTTAAGTGTTTTCATTTGCCTTTCATTAGCTTTTGTATATTTAAAATTAGCAACACCGCAATACCAGTCCAATACTACTATTTTAGTAAAGGAGGATAAAAACAGTATGTTGTCTGAATTGTCTGCTTTTTCCGATATGGGATTTGGAGGTGGAATTAAAAATGACATCGATAACGAAATTGAAATTTTACGTTCAAGAACACTTGTTGAAAGTACGGTTAATGAATTAGATTTGAATGTGTCGTTGTTTGCAAAAAAGAAATTTGTAACAAGAGAATTGTATTCAAAAGCTCCAATTTTAGTACGTTTTGAAAATAGAAAACCTAAATATTACGAGTCAGAAGCTGAGCTAGTTTTTTTGAAAACGGGCAATAATAGTTTTTCATTGATAGAAAAAGTGGTCGAAGATCGTCCTTTAATACTTGTAAATTCTAAAAAAGAGTACCATTTTGGTGAAACGATACCTACTAGTTGTGGTGATTTAGTTATTGATAAATCGGTTGAACATTTTTCCACGAATAATTTATGGGATGGTGAGTCAGAAATTTTTATTCGATTAAACCCAATCGCTGATGTAGCCGAGGGATTTAGAAGTCAACTCAAAGTAAATCCTGTGAGCAAGCAAAGTAGTGTTTTAGAGCTGTCTTTGGTTGATGGAGTAGTTGAAAAGTCGGAGCAATTTTTAGATAATCTAGTTCGCATTTATAATAACAATGCGGTTGAAGATAAAAATTTAATATCGGGTAATACGTCAAAATTTATTGCGAAAAGATTAGCTCTGATTGCAGAAGAATTGGATGGGGTAGAACAAGATGGCGAAAGTTTTAAAACTTCAAATCGTTTAACAGATATTGAATCAGAGGCAAAACTTTTTATAGAGGGTTCTAGTGAATATGATAAAAAAGGTATTGAAACTGAGATTCAGTTAAACGTGGCCAATTCGATGTTAGATTTTATTAAAAAGAGTAATAATTCAGATTTATTACCTTCTAATATGATTTCAAAGGATGAGTCTTCAAGTACGATGGTGGATTCCTATAATGAGTTGGTGTTAGAGCGCAACCGATTATTAAAGTCAGCCACAGCTGAAAATCCTACTGTTATTAAGTTGGATCAGCAAATTGCTTCGCTTCGTGCGAATGTCATTTCTAGTTTAGAGCGTTTGCGTTCTAGTTTGACGATTCAAAAAAGAAATTTAAACAATCAAGAGGGCTTAATCGATAATAGAATCAAAAAAATCCCTTCTCAGGAAAGACAGTTTAGAGCCATTGCAAGACAACAAAAAGTTAAGGAAGAACTCTATTTGTATTTGTTGCAAAAGCGTGAAGAAACGGCAATTGCCTTGTCTGCTACTGAGCCAAATGCAAGAGTAATTGATGCTGCCAAAGCACAGAAACAACCGGTTTTCCCTAAGCGTGCAATGATTACATTAGTCGCATTGATTTTAGGATTATTGATTCCGTTTAGTATTTTGTATTTGATTGATTTATTGGATACAAAAGTAAAAACGCGTTTAGATATCGAGGGGAAAACATTGATTCCGTTTATTGGAGATTTGCCTACATCTGAATCTGATCACGAGGTGATGAATACGGGTAGCAGGTCTAGTTCGGCCGAGGCATTGCGTATCATCCGTACGAATTTAGAGTTCATGATTAGTAAAGCAAGTGATGATAAAGCTAAAACGATATTCTTAACGTCAACATTTCCTAAGGAAGGAAAGACCTTTGTTTCGGTTAATTTAGCCGCTACTTTTGCTTTATCAGGTAAAAAAGTATTGTTGATTGGTATGGATATTCGTAATCCAAGAATTGATGATTATTTGACATTGCCAGAAAGAGGGGTAACGAATTTCTTAAGTGATAAAAATATTGATTTGAATAGCCTGGTTGTGAAACAAGAAGGATATGATAATTTTTATGTATTGCCTTCAGGAGTTATTCCGCCAAACCCGGCTGAATTGTTAATGAGCAGTAGGGTAGATACTATATTTGAAACTTTAAAAGCACAGTACGATTATATAATTGTAGATACAGCCCCTGTAAGTTTGGTAACGGATACCTTGTTAATTGCAAAACATGCTGATTGTTTTGTTTATGTTGTTCGTGCTAATGTATTAGAAAAACGTATGTTGAATATTCCAAGTACGTTATACAGAGACAATAAATTACCTAATATGTGTATGCTATTGAATGATACCGATTCATCAAAAGGCTATGGCTATAGTTATGGTTATGGTGTTCATGCTCAAAATGAACCTTGGTATAAGAAATTAAAGAAATAA
- a CDS encoding polysaccharide biosynthesis/export family protein yields the protein MKYLYLIKNNLVLFFICLFFSCGSKQEVVYYQNSDNLGKVESVNSYEIKIQADDLLMIIVSAEDPEVAAPFNLKAINVVSPTAQDLIGQQSSQLYLVDSQGTIDFPVLGKQKVSGKTRTEVVSMLTKKIATYIKNPIVNLRIMNFKVSVQGEVVAPGTFTINSERLTLLEALSMAKDLTIYGKRDNILVIREVDGKKTFNRVDLTKADIVNSPFYYLAQNDVVYVEPNRSKINASKIGPDTGVIISATSILVSLITLIISITK from the coding sequence ATGAAATATTTATATCTAATAAAAAATAATTTAGTTTTATTTTTTATTTGTTTGTTCTTCTCATGTGGCTCCAAACAGGAAGTAGTGTATTATCAAAATAGTGATAATCTTGGGAAAGTTGAAAGTGTGAATTCCTATGAAATTAAGATTCAAGCCGATGATTTACTGATGATTATCGTTTCCGCTGAGGACCCAGAAGTAGCCGCTCCTTTTAATTTGAAGGCTATAAATGTTGTTAGTCCTACTGCTCAGGATTTAATAGGGCAACAATCTTCACAATTGTATTTAGTAGATTCTCAAGGTACAATTGATTTTCCTGTCTTAGGAAAGCAAAAAGTTAGTGGTAAAACGAGAACGGAAGTAGTTAGTATGCTTACTAAAAAAATCGCTACCTATATCAAAAATCCTATCGTAAATTTACGCATCATGAATTTTAAGGTTTCTGTACAAGGAGAAGTAGTAGCTCCAGGAACTTTTACTATTAATTCGGAGCGATTGACGTTGTTAGAAGCCTTAAGTATGGCCAAAGATTTAACTATTTACGGAAAAAGGGATAATATCTTAGTGATTAGAGAAGTTGATGGTAAAAAAACTTTTAATAGAGTAGATTTAACCAAAGCTGACATTGTGAATTCGCCTTTTTATTATTTGGCTCAAAATGATGTGGTCTATGTAGAGCCGAATAGGTCCAAAATAAATGCTTCAAAAATTGGACCTGATACAGGAGTGATAATTTCTGCTACTTCTATATTGGTTTCCTTAATTACCTTAATTATTTCTATTACAAAATAA
- a CDS encoding polysaccharide biosynthesis protein, which yields MKTTTNSKLENYFSNLSLRFRVCNLSYLPRWIIVLFDLSVLIAAFLATYLLFKGMGLRYIKIDSELSFVGILLFTNLFFFWVFRTYSGIIRHSSYIDAVKLLFSQSSVLILFLVFNYTHEFVYGTKAFLNTSFFINIVLSFCGLFLYRVIVKQTFELYFSEGNKEGLTRAVIYGADANAISVANALKFESPSRFKIVGFIDKNKQNGTKRMLNLPILIQKKQIPTIMRSVGAQGLIFADKSLSKQEQLIIVDQCLEYNYKVYNVPVISDWENQKEISQKIKKIQIEDLLNRNPIVLDNKAISNQLKDKTILITGAAGSIGSEITRQVLGFNPKKVIILDQAETPLHHLNLETDTLKLKSKIKTVVADIRNFAALKRVFNKYHPDVVFHAAAYKHVPLMEKNPSQAIHTNVQGTKNLADLSCEFKVEKFVMISTDKAVNPSNVMGASKRIAEKYVQSLHLKNKAIGVAGTKFITTRFGNVLGSNGSVVPLFTKQIAEGGPITITHRDIIRYFMTIPEACQLVLEAGAMGNGGEIYIFDMGKPVKIIDLANKMIKLAGFTPGKEIEIQEIGLRPGEKLYEELLNDTSKTLPTYHDKIMIAQEIQEEYTLLHQNIEELIQIANSFDNKNIVAKMKFIIPEYKSMNSNYEVLDKISC from the coding sequence TTGAAGACAACTACTAATTCTAAATTAGAAAATTACTTTTCTAATCTAAGTTTGCGATTCAGAGTTTGTAACTTAAGTTATCTGCCTCGATGGATTATCGTGCTTTTTGATTTGTCGGTTTTGATTGCTGCCTTTTTAGCGACTTATTTGTTGTTTAAAGGGATGGGGTTGCGCTATATTAAGATTGATTCTGAATTAAGTTTTGTAGGTATTTTGCTTTTTACAAATCTATTTTTCTTTTGGGTGTTTCGAACCTATTCGGGAATTATTAGACATTCGTCCTATATAGATGCCGTGAAGCTTTTATTCTCACAATCTTCAGTATTGATATTATTTCTTGTGTTTAATTATACACATGAATTTGTATATGGTACTAAAGCATTTTTAAATACGTCTTTCTTTATTAATATCGTATTGTCATTTTGTGGTTTATTTTTGTACCGAGTAATTGTTAAGCAAACTTTTGAACTTTATTTTTCAGAAGGGAATAAAGAGGGGTTAACAAGAGCTGTAATTTATGGGGCTGACGCTAATGCTATTTCGGTTGCCAATGCTTTGAAGTTTGAGTCTCCTTCCCGTTTTAAGATTGTTGGTTTTATAGATAAGAACAAACAAAATGGGACTAAGAGGATGTTGAACCTTCCTATTTTGATACAAAAAAAACAAATTCCAACCATCATGCGTAGTGTTGGGGCACAGGGTTTAATTTTTGCCGATAAGAGTTTGTCAAAGCAGGAGCAATTAATTATTGTAGACCAATGTCTAGAATACAACTATAAGGTGTATAATGTGCCTGTGATTTCTGATTGGGAAAACCAAAAAGAGATTTCTCAAAAGATAAAGAAAATTCAAATTGAAGATTTATTAAATAGAAATCCCATTGTTCTAGATAATAAGGCTATTTCAAACCAATTGAAAGATAAAACAATTTTGATAACGGGAGCTGCTGGTTCTATCGGTAGTGAAATCACGCGTCAAGTATTAGGGTTTAATCCTAAAAAGGTGATTATTTTAGACCAAGCAGAAACTCCTTTGCATCATTTGAACTTGGAGACTGACACTTTAAAGTTGAAATCTAAAATTAAAACAGTTGTTGCAGATATTAGAAATTTCGCTGCTTTAAAAAGGGTTTTTAATAAGTATCATCCCGATGTAGTTTTTCATGCTGCGGCCTATAAACATGTGCCTTTGATGGAGAAAAATCCTTCGCAAGCCATTCATACTAATGTACAAGGAACTAAGAATTTAGCTGACTTATCCTGTGAATTTAAGGTTGAGAAATTTGTAATGATATCAACCGATAAAGCAGTTAATCCGTCTAATGTAATGGGAGCAAGTAAACGAATAGCAGAAAAGTATGTGCAATCCTTACATTTAAAAAATAAGGCGATAGGTGTTGCGGGGACTAAATTTATTACTACTCGTTTTGGTAATGTTTTAGGTTCTAATGGTTCAGTTGTTCCCTTGTTTACTAAGCAAATTGCCGAAGGAGGTCCGATTACGATAACTCATAGAGATATTATAAGGTATTTTATGACCATCCCAGAAGCTTGTCAACTGGTTTTGGAAGCAGGTGCGATGGGGAATGGAGGTGAGATTTATATCTTTGATATGGGAAAACCAGTTAAGATTATCGATTTGGCTAATAAAATGATTAAACTAGCGGGTTTTACTCCTGGAAAAGAAATTGAAATTCAAGAGATAGGATTGCGACCTGGAGAAAAATTATATGAGGAACTGTTGAATGACACCTCTAAGACTTTGCCTACTTACCATGACAAGATAATGATTGCTCAGGAAATACAAGAAGAATACACTCTTTTGCATCAGAATATTGAGGAATTAATTCAAATTGCTAATTCGTTTGACAATAAGAATATTGTTGCCAAAATGAAGTTCATCATTCCTGAATATAAGAGTATGAATTCTAATTATGAGGTCTTAGACAAAATTAGCTGTTAA
- the rfbA gene encoding glucose-1-phosphate thymidylyltransferase RfbA, with translation MKGIILAGGSGTRLHPLTLAMSKQMMPVYDKPMIYYPLSTLMMAGINEILIISTPHDLPNFKRLLGDGSAIGCKFSYAEQPIPNGLAQAFVIGEDFIGNDSVALVLGDNIFFGSNMHELLQSNTNPEGGVVFAYHVSDPERYGVVEFDKDLKAVSIEEKPLKPKSNYAVPGLYFYDNSVVSIAKKIQPSARGEYEITDINKAYLEQGKLKVGILSRGTAWLDTGTFNSLMQAGQFVQVIEERQGLKIGCIEEIAWRQGFISDKELKLLAEPLKKSGYGEYLLSLFKK, from the coding sequence ATGAAAGGAATTATTTTGGCAGGAGGTTCAGGTACACGATTACATCCTTTGACTCTTGCAATGAGTAAACAGATGATGCCTGTATATGATAAACCAATGATTTATTATCCTTTGTCAACATTAATGATGGCTGGGATTAATGAAATATTAATTATATCAACACCTCATGATTTACCGAATTTTAAGAGATTATTAGGGGATGGTTCAGCTATTGGCTGTAAGTTTAGTTATGCAGAGCAACCTATTCCAAATGGATTAGCACAAGCCTTTGTCATTGGAGAAGATTTTATTGGTAATGATTCTGTAGCTTTGGTATTGGGGGATAATATATTTTTTGGGTCTAATATGCATGAATTGTTGCAGTCCAATACCAATCCAGAGGGAGGTGTGGTTTTTGCATATCATGTGTCTGATCCAGAACGTTATGGTGTGGTAGAATTCGATAAGGATTTAAAAGCTGTTTCAATTGAAGAGAAGCCTTTAAAACCTAAATCGAATTATGCCGTGCCTGGTTTGTATTTTTATGACAATTCCGTTGTATCAATTGCTAAAAAAATTCAACCCTCTGCTAGAGGAGAATATGAAATAACAGATATAAATAAAGCGTATCTAGAACAAGGCAAACTTAAAGTAGGAATTTTAAGTAGAGGAACCGCTTGGTTGGATACGGGGACTTTTAACAGTTTAATGCAGGCTGGTCAATTTGTACAGGTGATTGAAGAAAGACAAGGATTGAAAATTGGCTGTATTGAAGAGATTGCTTGGAGGCAAGGTTTTATTAGTGATAAGGAATTGAAACTCCTAGCAGAGCCATTAAAAAAATCAGGTTATGGGGAATATCTGTTAAGTCTTTTTAAGAAATAA
- the rfbD gene encoding dTDP-4-dehydrorhamnose reductase, with protein sequence MEKILVTGANGQLGSEIQVLASQYSDFEFVFTDIVDFPLDDESVIIANFEKIQPNIVINCAAYTAVDKAEEDSVTANVVNHLAVATLAKLCHDNQSKLIHISTDYVFDGNSPIAYTEEDVPNPQSVYGVTKLAGEQACASLCPDSIIIRTAWVYSEFGNNFVKTMLRLMRERKAIGVVIDQIGAPTYAADLAQAIFTILNSGKWESGLYHYSNAGEISWYEFAKDIKEIAQLSCEVNGIPTSSYPTPAQRPSFSLMDTSKIKEKYAVQIVPYKESLKKMMAKL encoded by the coding sequence ATGGAAAAGATTTTAGTAACAGGAGCCAATGGGCAGTTGGGGTCTGAGATACAAGTTTTAGCATCTCAATATTCTGATTTTGAATTTGTATTTACGGATATTGTTGATTTTCCTTTGGATGATGAATCTGTGATTATAGCTAATTTCGAAAAAATTCAGCCCAATATTGTTATCAATTGTGCAGCCTATACTGCAGTGGATAAAGCGGAAGAAGATAGCGTAACTGCTAATGTTGTGAATCATTTGGCAGTAGCTACTTTGGCGAAATTATGTCATGATAATCAATCAAAACTAATCCATATTTCCACCGATTATGTTTTTGATGGAAACTCTCCTATTGCTTATACCGAAGAAGATGTGCCGAATCCTCAAAGTGTTTATGGAGTTACCAAGTTGGCAGGAGAGCAAGCTTGTGCTTCTCTTTGTCCAGATAGTATCATTATTCGAACGGCATGGGTGTATTCAGAATTTGGTAATAATTTTGTGAAAACCATGTTGCGATTAATGAGAGAAAGAAAAGCAATTGGAGTGGTCATTGATCAAATAGGTGCACCAACCTATGCCGCTGATTTAGCCCAGGCCATTTTTACCATTTTGAATAGTGGGAAATGGGAATCAGGACTCTATCATTACTCTAATGCAGGAGAAATCAGTTGGTATGAATTTGCCAAAGATATAAAGGAAATTGCGCAACTTTCTTGTGAAGTTAATGGAATTCCAACTTCTAGTTATCCTACACCAGCACAAAGGCCTAGTTTCTCATTAATGGATACTTCCAAGATAAAAGAGAAATATGCTGTTCAGATTGTGCCGTATAAAGAAAGTTTAAAGAAAATGATGGCCAAATTATAA
- the rfbC gene encoding dTDP-4-dehydrorhamnose 3,5-epimerase: MNLETTDIKDLVILTPTVFADERGYFMESFNANKLKELGINFDFVQDNQSFSQKGTLRGLHYQNPPYAQTKLVRVLEGEILDVAVDLRKDSPTYGQSYSIVLTAENKKQLLVPQGFAHGFSVLSDTAIVLYKCDQFYHKESEGGIRFDDSTLNIDWGMDLKDAIVSEKDKVLPSFAECNSQF, from the coding sequence ATGAATTTAGAAACTACCGATATTAAAGATTTAGTAATTTTAACTCCAACCGTTTTTGCCGACGAAAGAGGATATTTTATGGAGTCTTTTAATGCTAATAAACTAAAAGAATTAGGGATTAATTTTGATTTTGTTCAGGACAATCAATCTTTTTCTCAAAAAGGAACATTAAGAGGGCTGCACTATCAAAACCCTCCTTATGCTCAAACGAAATTAGTTAGAGTATTAGAAGGTGAAATCCTAGATGTGGCGGTTGATTTACGCAAAGACTCACCTACTTACGGACAATCGTATAGTATTGTTTTAACAGCAGAGAATAAGAAGCAGTTGTTAGTTCCCCAAGGCTTTGCGCATGGTTTTTCGGTTTTGAGTGATACCGCTATCGTGTTGTATAAATGTGATCAGTTTTATCATAAAGAAAGTGAAGGTGGTATTCGGTTTGATGATTCGACCCTAAATATCGATTGGGGAATGGATTTAAAAGATGCCATTGTTTCTGAAAAAGATAAGGTATTGCCAAGTTTTGCAGAATGTAACAGTCAGTTTTAA
- a CDS encoding DegT/DnrJ/EryC1/StrS family aminotransferase: MNKSRIYLSTSHQGGAENGYIQEALLQNSISTGGEQVNGFEEDLEQYLGQGSFVAGLNSGTSAIHLGLVLLGVQAGDEVLCQSFTFSASANPILYQGATPVFIDSEAETWNLCPNALEKAIKERIAKGKKPKAIIAVHLYGVPYHIEAIHRVANEYEIPVLEDAAEALGSSYKGQLCGTFGALGVLSFNGNKIITTSGGGAVISKSKEIKEKAVFYATQSRDLAAHYQHSEIGYNYRMSNICAAIGRGQIQVLDRHVTLRRKMHEFYVSLFAEIPSVTVFTVPNEDFHSNYWLTTILVEPNPELGISAEGLRLVFEQENVESRPLWKPMHLQPVFENYPYYGNAVSQSLFEKGLCLPSSSNLTVNEKERIERVISSFFRVD; encoded by the coding sequence ATGAATAAATCTAGGATCTATCTTTCCACCTCACATCAAGGAGGAGCCGAAAACGGTTATATTCAGGAGGCCTTGTTGCAAAATTCAATTTCGACAGGAGGGGAACAAGTAAATGGATTTGAAGAAGACTTGGAACAGTATTTAGGACAAGGTTCCTTTGTCGCAGGCTTAAATTCGGGTACTTCAGCCATTCATTTAGGATTGGTTTTGCTTGGAGTCCAAGCCGGTGATGAGGTACTATGTCAAAGTTTTACTTTTTCGGCTTCAGCCAATCCCATTTTATACCAAGGAGCCACTCCTGTATTTATAGATAGTGAAGCTGAAACCTGGAATCTATGTCCCAACGCTTTAGAAAAAGCAATCAAGGAGAGGATAGCAAAAGGTAAAAAACCAAAAGCCATTATTGCAGTTCACTTATATGGGGTTCCATACCACATAGAGGCCATTCATAGAGTAGCTAATGAGTATGAAATCCCAGTTTTGGAAGATGCGGCCGAAGCTTTAGGAAGTAGTTATAAAGGCCAACTTTGTGGTACTTTTGGAGCTTTAGGAGTTTTGTCTTTTAATGGCAATAAAATTATTACGACTTCTGGTGGCGGTGCTGTCATTAGCAAGTCCAAAGAAATAAAAGAAAAAGCAGTTTTTTACGCTACTCAATCTCGTGATCTAGCGGCTCATTATCAGCACAGCGAAATTGGATATAATTATAGGATGTCTAATATTTGTGCGGCTATAGGAAGAGGTCAAATACAGGTGTTGGACAGGCATGTAACTTTACGTCGTAAAATGCATGAATTTTATGTGTCTTTGTTTGCTGAAATTCCTTCAGTAACTGTTTTTACTGTTCCGAATGAAGATTTTCATTCAAATTATTGGTTGACTACTATACTAGTAGAACCTAATCCCGAATTAGGAATCAGTGCAGAAGGATTGCGGTTGGTTTTTGAACAAGAGAATGTTGAATCGCGTCCGTTATGGAAACCGATGCATTTACAACCCGTTTTTGAAAATTATCCTTATTATGGGAATGCAGTTTCTCAGTCTTTATTTGAGAAAGGCTTATGCTTACCCTCTAGTTCAAATTTGACAGTTAATGAAAAGGAAAGAATTGAAAGGGTGATTAGTAGTTTTTTTAGGGTGGATTAG
- a CDS encoding WxcM-like domain-containing protein, with translation MNVQVIQGDRFEDYRGSVAFVNDFKFDGIERFYVITNSDENPVRAWQGHKLDCKNFYCVSGSFQIGFVAIDDWMNPSKDLKVESVVLQASESKVLHIPAGYANAIVALEKDSKLISFSTLPLSRVKEDDVRFDKDTWQLNE, from the coding sequence ATGAATGTTCAAGTTATTCAAGGCGATAGATTTGAAGACTATCGTGGTTCGGTGGCATTTGTAAATGATTTTAAATTTGATGGAATTGAGAGATTTTATGTGATTACCAATTCAGATGAAAATCCCGTTCGTGCTTGGCAAGGTCATAAGCTAGATTGTAAAAATTTTTATTGCGTATCAGGTTCTTTCCAAATTGGTTTTGTGGCAATTGATGATTGGATGAATCCTTCTAAAGATTTAAAAGTAGAATCGGTTGTGTTGCAAGCCTCCGAATCTAAGGTTTTGCATATACCAGCAGGCTATGCTAATGCGATTGTAGCTTTGGAGAAAGATTCCAAATTAATTTCATTTTCTACTTTACCATTAAGTAGGGTAAAAGAAGACGATGTTCGTTTTGATAAAGATACTTGGCAATTAAATGAATAA